The DNA window AGTCGATTTTCTGCTTGGTCAAATCAAAAGAAAATTACTTATCTTGGAGCAAATAAGTTAAGATAGCTTCTCCGGTATAAAGTCGATTTTCTGCTTGGTCAAATCAAAAGAAAATTACTTATCTTGGAGCAAATAAGTTAAAATAGCTTCTCCGGTATAAAGTCGATTTTCTGCTTGGTCAAATCAAAAGAAAATTACTTATCTTGGAGCAAATAAGTTAAAATAGCTTCTCCGGTATAAAGTCGATTTTCTGCTTGGTCAAAAACAATAGAATTTTTACTTTCTATTACTTCGTCAGTAATTTCTTCACCTCGATGAGCAGGAAGGCAGTGCATAATGAGAACATCTTTTTTAGCTAACTTAACTAAATCTTGACTTAATTGAAATCCAGAAAAAGCCTTTTTTCTTTCTTCAGTTTCTTTTTCTTGGCCCATGCTTGTCCAAACATCGGTATAGAGGACATCAGCTTCGGAAATTACTTCTTCTGGCACTTCACAAAGTTTTACCGTAGAGGCCCCTTTAGAGATTTCTTTAGCATAAGCCAATATCTCTTGATCTGGTTTATAGGCAGGAGGAGTAACAATAGTAATATTAAGGTTCATTTTAGCCCCGCCAATTAGCCAAGTATTAGCAATATTGTTTCCATCGCCAACATAAACTAGATTGATGTTCTTAAGTTGACCTAATTTCTCTTGAATAGTCATTAAGTCGGCTAATATTTGACAAGGATGAAGTAAATCCGATAGAGCATTGATCACTGGGACTGAAGAATATTCGGCCATTTGAAGAAGAATTTCATGAGAAAAGGTTCGAGCAATAATACCATTAACATAACGAGACAACACTCTGGCGATATCAGGAACAGTCTCTCTTTTGCCTAATTGGACTTCTTGATGTCCCAGGCAGATAGAAACTCCTCCTAAACGGTGAATACCTACTTCAAAAGTTACTCGAGTTCGGATTGAAGGTTTTTGAAAGACTAAAGCTACCGTCTTTCCTTTTAAGATCTTTAACTTCCGCCGGTCTTTTTTATACTTGAAGGATAACTTAATAAGTTCTTCAATCTCGCTTTTCTCAAAATCTTCTAAAGAAAGAAAGTTTTTTTGTTTCATTAGAATTTAATCCTTAATGGTCTCATTATTATTTAAAACTTTATCGAGTATATCTAAAGCTTGGTCTACTTCTTTATTGGTAATAATCAAAGGAGGCAAAAGACGCAACACCTTTTCACAGGTGCAATTAATTATCAGCCCTTCTTTTAAACAATCTTTTACTATTTTATCTCCCTTGATTGTTAATTCTAAGCCGATCATTAATCCTTGACTTCTAATCTGCTTAAGGATCAAATTGTATTTTTTAGCCAATTCGTGAAGTCTGGCCAGCAGATAAGTGCTAACCTTCTTTACTCTTTCTAAGATATCTTCTTTAATGATCGTATCTAAGACTGCCCAACCCGTAGCAGCCGCTAAAGGATTTCCTCCAAAAGTAGAAGCATGTTCTCCAAAACTTAAACAAGAAGTAAATTCTTCCTTTACAATCATCGCTCCTATGGGGAAACCATTACCCAGGGCTTTAGCTAAGGTAATTACATCTGGAGTTAATTCCCGATAGTTTTGAAAGCCAAACATCTCTCCAGTTCTTCCTATGCCTGTTTGAACTTCATCAAAGATTAATAAAATACCTTGTTGGTTGCAAATCTCTCTTACTTCTTTGAGATAAGAAGCCTCAGCAATATTTACCCCTCCTTCTCCTTGGATAACTTCTAAGATTATCGCGGCTGTAACCGGGGTAATCTTATTCTTAAGATCTGTTAAATCATTAAATCGGCAATACCTAAAGCCTTCAGGCAAAGGCTCAAAGCCTTGATGAAATTTAGTCTGAGCAGTAGCGGTAAGAGTAGCTAATGTCCGACCGTGGAAGGAGTTTTCAAGAGTAATAATTTCATATTTATCTCCAGTTATTTTTCCATGTTTTCGAGCTAACTTTATCGCTGCTTCATTAGCTTCGGCTCCACTATTG is part of the bacterium genome and encodes:
- the argF gene encoding ornithine carbamoyltransferase: MKQKNFLSLEDFEKSEIEELIKLSFKYKKDRRKLKILKGKTVALVFQKPSIRTRVTFEVGIHRLGGVSICLGHQEVQLGKRETVPDIARVLSRYVNGIIARTFSHEILLQMAEYSSVPVINALSDLLHPCQILADLMTIQEKLGQLKNINLVYVGDGNNIANTWLIGGAKMNLNITIVTPPAYKPDQEILAYAKEISKGASTVKLCEVPEEVISEADVLYTDVWTSMGQEKETEERKKAFSGFQLSQDLVKLAKKDVLIMHCLPAHRGEEITDEVIESKNSIVFDQAENRLYTGEAILTYLLQDK
- a CDS encoding aspartate aminotransferase family protein, coding for MKDLDLSNKDELIKEEEEKYILQTYRRYPISILKGKGALVWDAQGKEYLDFTSGLAVCNLGHSHPKIVETIKEQASILMHTSNLFYTVPQINLAKRLIQLSFPGKVFFCNSGAEANEAAIKLARKHGKITGDKYEIITLENSFHGRTLATLTATAQTKFHQGFEPLPEGFRYCRFNDLTDLKNKITPVTAAIILEVIQGEGGVNIAEASYLKEVREICNQQGILLIFDEVQTGIGRTGEMFGFQNYRELTPDVITLAKALGNGFPIGAMIVKEEFTSCLSFGEHASTFGGNPLAAATGWAVLDTIIKEDILERVKKVSTYLLARLHELAKKYNLILKQIRSQGLMIGLELTIKGDKIVKDCLKEGLIINCTCEKVLRLLPPLIITNKEVDQALDILDKVLNNNETIKD